GTCGAGCGGCTGGGTGCGCCTGAGGCCCGCTCCGGAAAGCGGTGGCACGGAGGTGACGTTGCACCTGGCCTTCCAGCCCCCGGGCGGCGCGCTGGCCGAGGCGCTGGCGCAGCGGATGCGCGGCATCCCCGCCACGCAGGTGGCGAAGGTGCTGCGCCGCTTCAAGAGCCTGGCGGAGACCGGGGAGATCTCCACGGAGGACACGCCGAAGGGCTACGAGCTCATCAAGCAGAAGGTGAATGGCTACAAGCGAGCCGTGTTCACTTCTTGAGCCGCGGGCGTCGCGCCCTTCCCACAACTCAACACCGTGCGAGGGGCGGATCCGTCCGTCATCGCCGGACGGCGAGGGGCCTCCTAGAGAGAGGGAATGCCCCTCATCCTCCGAGCCTCCCTCTGCCTGGGTGCCGCGCTCCTCCTGACGAACTGCGCGCACCGCTCCGCCCCCGGCACCTCCGCCGCGAAGGCACCCGCGCTGCCCGCGCCCGACCCCAGCTTCAAGGTGAAGCGGTACAGCACGGTCATCGGCTGGCCGGAAGGCAAGCGCCCCACGGCCCCGGAGGGCTTCGAGGTGACGCGCTACGCGGACGGCCTGCGCAACCCGCGCTGGACCTACGTGCTGCCCAACGGCGACATCCTGGTGGCCGAGGCCAGCTCCGAGTTCAAGAGCGAGGAGGACAAGGAGGACGCCATCGAGTCCGGCAAGGTGCGCTCGCAGAACCTGGGCCACAGCGCCAACCGCATCACCCTGCTGCGCGACGCGGACCGCGACGGCACGCCCGAGGTCCGCGAGGTGTTCCTGGAGGGTGTGAAGCAGCCGCTGGGCATGCTGCTGTTGGGCGACCGCTTCTACGTGGCCGGCACGGACGGCGTCTGGCGCTACCCGTACACGGCCGGCGAGACGTCGCTGAAGGCCTCCGGGGAGAAGCTCCTGGAGCTGCCGGCGGGCGGCTACAACAACCACTGGACGCGCAACCTGCTGGCAAACGCGGACGGTTCGAAGCTCTACGTGTCCGTGGGCTCCGCGAGCAACGTGGCCGAGCACGGCCTGAAGGAGGAGGAGCGCCGCGCCAACATCCTGGAGATCAACCCGGACGGCACCGGCGAGCGCATCTACGCGAGCGGCCTGCGAAACCCCGTGGGCATGGGCTGGGCCCCGGGTACGCGCACGCTGTGGACGGCCGTGAACGAGCGCGACGAGCTGGGCGAGGACCTGGTGCCGGACTACCTCACGCACGTGGAGGACGGCGGGTTCTACGGCTGGCCCTACGCGTACTTCGGCGCGAACGAGGACCCGCGCATGGCGGGACAGCGGCCGGACCTGGTGGCGAAGACCCTGGTGCCGGACGTGCCCCTGGGCTCCCACACCGCGTCCCTGGGCCTGGCGTTCTACGAGGCCCAGGCGTTCCCGGAGAAGTACCGGGGCGGCGCGTTCATCGGGCAGCACGGCTCGTGGAACCGCGCGGAGCTGTCCGGCTACAAGGTCGTGTTCGTGCCGTTCAAGGACGGAAAGCCGTCCGGCCCGCCGGAGGACTTCCTCACGGGCTTCATCGCCGACAAGGACGAGGCCCGGGTGCATGGCCGGCCGGTGGGCGTCACGGTGCTGCCGGACGGCGCGTTGCTGGTCGCGGATGACGCCAGCAACACGCTGTGGAAGGTGACCGCGAAGCGCTGATGGGCAATGCCTAGCAGCCCATGCAGACCGGGCGGATGACCTGCCACTGACCGCAGCCGTTGTCGCCGCAGCACGTCTGGTAGAGCGTGCCGCCGCGACCGTAGGAGCCATTCGGCCAGCTGCCGTCACCGCCCACCTCGCGACACGCGCCGCAGGTCTCCGACCAGATGACCTGATCCGCCACGTATTCGCCCATGGCACAGTCGGGCGTTCGGCCAATGCCCTGCTCCACCTGCGCGGCCTCACCGGCCGGCCGCGGCGCGTCCTGCTCCGAGGCCGGGCCGCAGGCGGAGAGGAGGCCCACGGAGAAGGTCGCCAAAACCAAACCACGGACAATGTTTCGCATGCTGGAGGCTCCAGGTGACGGAGGCGGAAATGCCTCGCGTCCCGCAGTCCGGCAGAAAGCGATATCCTGCGCAACCGGGACGTTTGACTTTGACCTCGCTGTTCCTTTCCTGCCCTGGTGCCCGCAATGACACGCTTTCGTCCGCTGACAGTGTTCCCTTTCCTGGCGCGGTGGAGTCTGTGTCTCGCCCTGGTCACGACGGCTGGCGCCTGCCGCTCCGAGAGCAAGGCCGAAGCGCCGGAGCCGCCCGTGGAGCTGCATGGTGTGGGGGGCGTCGAAGGCGTGGATGCCGCGTATGACCGCTCCCGTCAGCCCGCCCGGTTCATCACCGCGTTGGGGCTCTCCCCGGGGCAGCGGGTCGCGGACGTCGGTGCGGGCCTGGGGTACTTCACGCAGCGGCTCGCGGAGGCGGTGGGTCCCACGGGCCAGGTGGTGGCCACCGACATCAACGACGAAGCCATCCGGCAGCTCCGCGCGCGGGTGCTCGGACGCAAGAACGTCGAGGTGCGCA
The sequence above is drawn from the Corallococcus sp. NCRR genome and encodes:
- a CDS encoding PQQ-dependent sugar dehydrogenase codes for the protein MPLILRASLCLGAALLLTNCAHRSAPGTSAAKAPALPAPDPSFKVKRYSTVIGWPEGKRPTAPEGFEVTRYADGLRNPRWTYVLPNGDILVAEASSEFKSEEDKEDAIESGKVRSQNLGHSANRITLLRDADRDGTPEVREVFLEGVKQPLGMLLLGDRFYVAGTDGVWRYPYTAGETSLKASGEKLLELPAGGYNNHWTRNLLANADGSKLYVSVGSASNVAEHGLKEEERRANILEINPDGTGERIYASGLRNPVGMGWAPGTRTLWTAVNERDELGEDLVPDYLTHVEDGGFYGWPYAYFGANEDPRMAGQRPDLVAKTLVPDVPLGSHTASLGLAFYEAQAFPEKYRGGAFIGQHGSWNRAELSGYKVVFVPFKDGKPSGPPEDFLTGFIADKDEARVHGRPVGVTVLPDGALLVADDASNTLWKVTAKR